One Paraburkholderia dioscoreae DNA segment encodes these proteins:
- a CDS encoding AMP-binding protein: protein MEIDQSFDESHLAAEVLSVVTAVYAETHANASHASAVSPDSQFERDLGFDSLARAELFSRIEKKLGVRVPLDAFSTALTPADLAQAIKRETAPVAAGGAEHPPVPQRIAAPAAPFTDTPHEATTLIEVLQWHVDRHPQRTHIIFLEDGATPAGLSYGELYRRAAAAASGLRSRGIGPGDTVALMLATGWDYFVSFIAILMSGATPVPIYPPARVSQIEEHVRRHAAVLSNAGAKALIASPEVAGVGRLLKLYVPALQHVLTAAQIGVDRNETPVPGAAADMALLQYTSGSTGDPKGVMLTHANLLANIRAMGSRMQITAGDVLVSWLPLYHDMGLIGAWFGPLYFGMPLVIMPPTVFLACPELWLQSIQRYRGTLTAAPNFAYAHCTQHLDEASLAGLDLSSLRFAFCGAEPVSAATLRSFSARFSQYGFDARAVTPVYGLAENTLGLSFPPPGRGLHVDRVERVALGATGQALPAPSSEDAVEVVGCGEALDSVDVRIVDDNAQEQPERRVGHIEFRGPSASAGYFHNPAQTERLIHNGWLDTGDLGYLADRELFITGRAKDLIIRGGRHIFPYELEEAIGRLPEVPPGGVAVCGSIDRASGTERIVILVETALTQAAAREQLLARIHARTVELLGAPAEQVCLVAPETILKTPSGKIRHAATLEQFERGGRASPARPAWRQFAGVVAGAIVPFSRRIARRVSHTAYGLYCWAVLGALAPLVWPLLLSTDTSRNWRRAAGLGRLFLKLTRLHVDVQIDATSAALPNVVMVANHSSYLDGLILLAVLPRPVRFVAKRSLDRQWPVGRLLRGIGTALVERREYRGSVEDERRLVGQAGGDTPLLFFPEGTFGRGAGLRPFHLGAFRVACTSGRPVVPVALAGVRAVLPDGSWLPRPGAIKVAVLPPIVPDGSDLGAMARLRDAVQNAILAHCGEPPLFTHAVRGPEQAPENEQNFASTPS from the coding sequence ATGGAAATCGATCAATCATTCGACGAGTCGCATCTCGCCGCAGAGGTTCTCAGCGTGGTGACGGCGGTTTACGCCGAGACCCACGCGAACGCGAGCCACGCGAGCGCGGTGAGTCCCGACTCGCAGTTCGAGCGGGATCTGGGTTTCGATAGCCTCGCGCGCGCGGAGCTCTTCAGCCGTATAGAGAAAAAGCTTGGCGTACGCGTGCCGCTCGACGCATTTTCGACCGCCCTGACGCCTGCCGATCTTGCGCAGGCCATCAAGCGCGAAACGGCGCCCGTGGCCGCAGGCGGCGCCGAACACCCGCCAGTTCCGCAGCGCATTGCCGCGCCGGCCGCGCCTTTCACCGACACGCCGCACGAGGCGACGACACTGATCGAAGTGCTGCAGTGGCATGTCGACAGGCATCCGCAGCGCACCCACATCATTTTTCTCGAAGATGGCGCAACGCCTGCCGGGTTGTCCTATGGCGAGTTGTATCGGCGCGCTGCCGCCGCGGCGTCCGGTTTGCGCAGCCGCGGCATCGGTCCGGGCGACACGGTCGCGCTGATGCTGGCGACCGGCTGGGATTACTTCGTCTCGTTCATCGCGATACTGATGAGCGGCGCGACACCTGTGCCGATCTATCCGCCTGCGCGCGTCTCGCAGATCGAAGAGCACGTTCGGCGCCACGCAGCCGTGCTCTCGAATGCGGGCGCCAAGGCGCTGATTGCCTCACCTGAAGTGGCCGGCGTGGGCCGCCTTCTGAAGCTGTACGTGCCCGCCTTGCAGCATGTGCTGACGGCCGCACAGATCGGTGTCGACCGCAATGAGACACCGGTGCCCGGCGCCGCCGCCGACATGGCGCTCCTGCAGTACACCTCGGGCAGCACGGGCGACCCGAAAGGTGTCATGCTCACGCACGCGAACCTGCTCGCCAATATTCGCGCAATGGGTTCACGCATGCAGATCACCGCCGGCGACGTGCTCGTCAGCTGGCTGCCGCTTTATCACGACATGGGGCTGATCGGCGCATGGTTCGGACCCCTGTATTTCGGCATGCCGCTCGTGATAATGCCGCCGACCGTTTTTCTGGCCTGCCCGGAACTGTGGTTGCAGTCGATCCAGCGATATCGCGGCACGCTTACCGCCGCGCCGAACTTCGCCTACGCGCATTGCACGCAGCACCTAGATGAGGCCAGCCTCGCGGGTCTCGATCTGTCGTCGCTGCGCTTTGCCTTTTGCGGCGCGGAGCCGGTCAGCGCGGCGACCCTGCGCTCGTTTTCGGCGCGTTTCAGCCAGTACGGGTTCGACGCGCGCGCGGTGACGCCCGTCTACGGACTGGCGGAAAACACCTTGGGCCTGAGCTTTCCGCCACCCGGGCGCGGACTGCACGTGGACCGTGTCGAGCGCGTCGCGCTCGGCGCCACGGGACAGGCGTTGCCTGCTCCGTCCAGCGAAGACGCAGTCGAAGTGGTCGGATGCGGCGAAGCATTGGACAGCGTGGACGTGCGGATCGTGGATGACAATGCTCAGGAGCAACCCGAGCGCCGGGTGGGCCACATCGAGTTTCGCGGCCCATCGGCGAGCGCCGGCTATTTTCACAACCCGGCGCAAACGGAGCGCCTGATCCATAACGGCTGGCTCGACACCGGCGATCTCGGCTATCTCGCCGATCGCGAACTTTTCATCACGGGCCGCGCCAAAGATCTGATCATTCGCGGCGGCCGCCACATCTTTCCCTACGAACTCGAGGAGGCGATCGGCCGCCTGCCGGAAGTCCCTCCCGGTGGGGTCGCCGTCTGCGGAAGCATCGACCGGGCGAGCGGCACCGAGCGCATCGTGATCCTCGTCGAAACAGCATTGACGCAAGCCGCCGCGCGCGAACAGCTACTGGCGCGCATCCATGCCAGAACGGTCGAACTGCTGGGCGCGCCCGCCGAGCAGGTGTGTCTTGTCGCCCCGGAGACCATCCTCAAGACACCCAGCGGCAAGATCAGACACGCCGCGACGCTCGAACAGTTCGAACGCGGCGGCCGAGCGTCGCCTGCGCGTCCCGCATGGCGGCAGTTTGCAGGTGTAGTCGCAGGCGCAATCGTGCCGTTCTCGCGACGGATCGCGCGCCGGGTTTCGCATACGGCGTACGGGCTCTATTGCTGGGCGGTTCTGGGCGCATTGGCGCCGCTGGTCTGGCCGCTCCTGCTGTCGACCGACACGTCGCGCAACTGGCGCCGGGCCGCCGGCCTCGGTCGTCTGTTCCTGAAACTGACTAGGCTGCATGTGGACGTTCAGATCGACGCCACTTCAGCGGCACTACCCAACGTGGTCATGGTGGCCAACCATAGCAGCTATCTGGACGGCTTGATCCTCCTTGCCGTACTGCCCCGGCCTGTCCGGTTCGTCGCCAAACGCAGCCTGGATCGCCAGTGGCCGGTCGGCCGGCTTCTGCGCGGAATCGGCACTGCTTTGGTCGAACGAAGGGAATACCGGGGCAGTGTCGAGGACGAACGACGCCTCGTCGGGCAGGCCGGAGGCGACACGCCTCTGCTGTTTTTTCCGGAGGGCACATTCGGCCGTGGCGCCGGCTTGCGGCCATTTCATCTGGGCGCGTTCCGGGTGGCGTGCACCAGTGGCCGCCCCGTCGTGCCGGTGGCGCTCGCCGGCGTGCGCGCGGTGTTGCCGGACGGCAGCTGGTTGCCGCGGCCGGGGGCGATCAAGGTCGCCGTGTTACCGCCGATCGTGCCCGACGGCTCCGACCTTGGCGCGATGGCCCGGCTGCGCGACGCCGTACAGAATGCGATCCTCGCTCACTGCGGCGAGCCCCCGCTCTTCACGCATGCCGTTCGCGGCCCGGAGCAGGCGCCTGAGAACGAGCAGAATTTCGCGAGCACCCCGTCATGA
- a CDS encoding rhomboid family intramembrane serine protease has protein sequence MIVLLIILNAAAFLVEQLDPDRLIALFALWPVGGNGNPAFHVWQLLTYSLLHANFMHLAVNMFALYMFGRDVEATIGRAHLVVLYGTSVISGALLQLLVGLADTTVRVPAIGASAGVFGLLVGYALLFPRRRVILLFPPVPMPAWLFATGYGVLELLLGIAGAQSGVAHFAHVGGMLGAVTLLLHWMHTPRERRLG, from the coding sequence ATGATCGTCCTGCTGATAATCCTCAATGCCGCGGCGTTTCTGGTCGAGCAACTCGATCCCGACCGTCTGATCGCACTCTTCGCGCTCTGGCCGGTGGGCGGCAACGGCAACCCGGCATTTCACGTGTGGCAGTTGTTGACCTACAGCCTTCTGCACGCGAATTTCATGCACCTCGCGGTCAACATGTTCGCGCTGTATATGTTCGGCCGCGATGTGGAAGCCACCATCGGCCGCGCGCATCTCGTCGTGCTGTACGGCACGAGCGTAATCAGCGGCGCGCTGCTGCAACTGCTGGTGGGCCTTGCCGATACGACCGTGCGTGTACCGGCTATCGGCGCTTCGGCCGGCGTGTTCGGCCTGCTGGTCGGCTACGCGCTGCTGTTCCCGCGCCGCCGCGTGATCCTTCTTTTTCCGCCCGTGCCGATGCCCGCGTGGCTGTTCGCCACCGGCTACGGCGTGCTCGAACTCCTGCTCGGCATTGCAGGCGCGCAAAGCGGCGTCGCCCACTTCGCGCATGTCGGCGGCATGCTCGGCGCCGTGACGCTGTTACTGCATTGGATGCATACGCCACGCGAGCGGCGGCTCGGCTGA
- the adhP gene encoding alcohol dehydrogenase AdhP: MAQLMKAAVVHEFGAPLRIEEVPVPQVGRGQILVNIKASGVCHTDLHAADGDWPVKPTLPFIPGHEGVGYVAAVGEGVKHVKEGDRVGVPWLYTACGHCEHCLGGWETLCQEQQNTGYSVNGAYAEYVVADPNFVGHLPAAVSFEDIAPILCAGVTVYKGIRMTDARPGQWITISGIGGLGHVAVQYAIAMGLRVVAVDISEDKLALARELGATLTFNASECDPAAAIQKEIGGTHGVLVTAVSRSAFAQALGMVRRGGTVALNGLPPGDFPLPIFSTVLNGITVRGSIVGTRQDLQESLEFAAQGRVRARIHLDRLDNINHVLGELKSGKVDGRIVLKLD, from the coding sequence ATGGCCCAACTTATGAAAGCTGCTGTCGTTCACGAATTCGGCGCTCCGCTGCGTATCGAAGAGGTGCCCGTCCCGCAGGTGGGGCGCGGCCAGATTCTGGTCAACATCAAGGCGTCCGGCGTCTGTCACACGGATCTGCACGCGGCTGACGGCGACTGGCCGGTCAAGCCCACCCTGCCCTTCATTCCCGGTCATGAAGGCGTCGGCTATGTCGCGGCCGTCGGCGAAGGTGTCAAGCATGTCAAGGAAGGCGATCGCGTCGGCGTGCCGTGGCTTTATACCGCCTGCGGTCACTGCGAGCATTGCCTTGGCGGTTGGGAAACGCTGTGCCAGGAACAGCAGAATACGGGCTACTCGGTCAACGGCGCTTACGCCGAGTACGTGGTGGCCGATCCGAACTTCGTCGGTCATCTGCCGGCGGCCGTCTCGTTCGAAGATATCGCGCCGATTCTGTGCGCGGGCGTGACGGTGTACAAAGGCATCCGCATGACGGACGCGCGGCCGGGTCAATGGATCACGATTTCAGGGATCGGCGGCCTCGGCCACGTCGCGGTCCAATATGCCATTGCGATGGGCCTGCGCGTGGTGGCCGTCGACATCTCCGAGGACAAGCTGGCTCTCGCCCGCGAACTCGGCGCAACGCTCACGTTCAACGCTTCGGAGTGCGACCCTGCGGCGGCGATCCAGAAGGAAATCGGCGGAACGCACGGCGTACTCGTCACCGCCGTATCGCGCAGCGCTTTCGCTCAGGCGCTGGGCATGGTGCGCCGCGGCGGCACCGTTGCGCTGAACGGACTGCCGCCGGGAGACTTTCCGCTGCCGATCTTCTCGACCGTGCTCAACGGCATTACCGTGCGCGGCTCCATTGTCGGCACGCGCCAGGACTTGCAGGAATCACTCGAATTCGCCGCACAAGGTCGTGTCCGTGCGCGAATCCATCTCGATCGGCTGGACAATATCAATCATGTTCTCGGCGAATTGAAGAGCGGGAAAGTGGATGGACGCATCGTCCTGAAACTCGACTGA
- a CDS encoding UDP-glucose 4-epimerase yields the protein MTISGSVGDGDWSVAATTHRATGGYDCSIKLSHHTPDGIFKHEFRHSSVFPTEREAVLAGLREGMEWLRLKMSNTLSVQPR from the coding sequence ATGACGATCTCGGGTAGCGTGGGCGACGGCGACTGGTCGGTCGCCGCAACCACACATCGCGCAACGGGCGGCTACGACTGCTCGATCAAGCTCAGCCACCACACGCCAGACGGAATTTTCAAACACGAGTTCAGGCACAGCAGCGTGTTTCCGACGGAGCGCGAAGCCGTGTTGGCCGGCTTGCGCGAGGGTATGGAATGGCTGCGCCTCAAGATGTCCAATACGCTGTCGGTTCAGCCACGGTAA
- a CDS encoding BON domain-containing protein, protein MKSDMELKQQVEDELAWDPAVSATDIGVEVHNRVVTLSGHPVSYAEKLAAEKAAQRVAGVKAVVVELDVRLLHSDVRTDEEIANAVRSIMRWTVGLSEDAVKVQVEKGWVTLSGEVDWAYQSHVATRTISHMRGVTGVSNLIRIGGNVAALDIGEEIGKALRRHAEREAKHISVKVHEGTVTLTGTVDSMAERSAARGAAWSTPGVHAVIDNLTVG, encoded by the coding sequence ATGAAGTCGGACATGGAATTGAAGCAGCAGGTCGAAGACGAACTGGCTTGGGATCCGGCGGTCAGCGCTACGGACATCGGCGTCGAAGTGCATAACCGTGTCGTTACGTTATCGGGTCATCCAGTCAGCTACGCGGAGAAGCTTGCGGCGGAAAAAGCCGCGCAGCGTGTGGCAGGAGTGAAGGCCGTCGTGGTGGAACTGGACGTACGCCTGCTGCATTCGGATGTGCGAACCGACGAAGAAATCGCCAATGCCGTGCGCTCCATCATGCGCTGGACGGTCGGCTTGAGCGAAGACGCGGTCAAGGTGCAGGTCGAGAAAGGCTGGGTGACGTTGAGCGGCGAAGTCGACTGGGCTTATCAGAGCCATGTCGCCACACGCACGATTTCACACATGCGCGGTGTGACCGGGGTTTCGAACCTCATCCGGATCGGCGGCAACGTGGCCGCGCTGGATATCGGCGAAGAGATCGGCAAGGCGCTGCGACGTCACGCCGAACGCGAAGCGAAGCACATCAGCGTGAAGGTGCACGAAGGCACGGTCACGCTGACGGGCACGGTCGACTCGATGGCGGAGCGCTCGGCCGCGCGTGGCGCGGCATGGTCGACGCCGGGTGTTCATGCGGTGATCGACAATCTGACGGTGGGATAG
- a CDS encoding Hsp20/alpha crystallin family protein encodes MSNLTRFDPFPLEPMSELFQGLFRPLRGAGGEAPLADIKVDVTESDSAYTVKAELPGVDKKDIDVKIDGNLVSISAKVERNQEMKEGERVIRRERYAGAVSRAFSLASEVDESAAAAEYKDGVLSLTLPKKAASERKRLQIN; translated from the coding sequence ATGAGCAACTTGACCCGATTTGATCCCTTTCCCCTCGAACCCATGTCGGAACTTTTTCAGGGCCTGTTCCGGCCGCTGCGCGGCGCGGGCGGCGAAGCGCCGCTTGCCGACATCAAGGTCGACGTGACGGAGAGCGATAGCGCGTACACGGTGAAGGCCGAACTGCCGGGCGTCGACAAGAAGGATATCGACGTAAAAATCGACGGCAACCTTGTTTCGATCAGCGCGAAAGTCGAACGGAATCAGGAAATGAAGGAAGGCGAGCGGGTGATTCGCCGCGAGCGTTATGCAGGTGCCGTGAGCCGTGCGTTTTCATTGGCGAGCGAAGTCGACGAGAGCGCGGCGGCGGCGGAGTACAAGGACGGCGTACTCTCGCTCACGTTGCCGAAAAAGGCGGCCTCTGAACGCAAGCGCCTGCAGATCAACTGA
- a CDS encoding bifunctional aminoglycoside phosphotransferase/ATP-binding protein yields MPARFSPAHQLPTHIRQRELVARRDWRALDRAMQRPSTYRHPAGRIRRIETHISVVYLAGRYAYKLKKRVNPGFVDFTQARARERACADEFRLNRRLAREIYRGVVPITRRGRSYRVAGTGEVAEHAVLMRRFDEQEIFKALHARGELDFAEIDALAGQLAAFHRRSSRTPPRVVFGSAPFVQEQMQTVVEALRRETGALLPTRISAWCESEGKRLAAHFDARHAGGFVRECHGDLHLDNIVRRGERVLMFDCIEFDDALRWIDVASDLSFPLMDLRACGRQDLAARLLNGWLQRTGDFAALPGLRYYMVYRALVRALVALLKTRDHPHDDGLARATPYLNLVERMIAPQRPYLLLCHGYSGSGKSVASEALVSLVGAVRLSSDIERKRGRPFAPIDSRPLPAGAYTHDSIDQHYDLLLRLAQQILLAGYPALVDATFLKSTHRARFAALAHSDGVPVFLLDFHARARQLEQRVQARAAASHTESDADPLVLIRQLANEEPLSAEEMQRTVSFDTEVPLAEFGRLDYWGKLLRRLCEPEATAPPEVAHG; encoded by the coding sequence ATGCCTGCTCGCTTTTCACCGGCACATCAGCTTCCAACTCATATACGGCAACGCGAACTCGTGGCGCGGCGGGACTGGCGCGCGCTCGACCGCGCCATGCAGAGGCCGTCGACATATCGCCACCCGGCGGGCCGCATTCGCCGCATCGAAACGCACATTTCGGTCGTGTATCTGGCCGGCCGGTATGCGTACAAACTGAAGAAGCGCGTCAATCCGGGTTTCGTGGACTTCACGCAGGCACGCGCACGCGAACGCGCGTGCGCCGACGAATTCAGACTGAACCGCCGGCTCGCCCGTGAGATATATCGGGGCGTCGTACCGATTACGCGCCGGGGGCGCTCGTACCGCGTCGCGGGAACAGGCGAGGTCGCCGAGCACGCCGTCCTGATGCGACGCTTCGACGAGCAGGAAATTTTCAAGGCGTTGCATGCGCGGGGAGAACTCGATTTTGCGGAAATAGACGCCCTGGCCGGGCAACTTGCGGCGTTCCACCGGCGCTCCTCACGCACGCCGCCTCGCGTGGTCTTCGGCTCCGCACCGTTCGTTCAGGAACAGATGCAGACCGTGGTGGAAGCGCTCCGCCGTGAAACCGGAGCACTTCTGCCCACCCGAATCTCCGCCTGGTGCGAGAGCGAAGGCAAACGCCTTGCCGCGCACTTCGACGCGCGTCATGCAGGCGGCTTTGTGCGCGAGTGCCACGGCGATCTGCACCTCGATAACATCGTGCGGCGAGGCGAGCGCGTGCTCATGTTCGACTGCATCGAATTCGACGACGCCTTGCGCTGGATCGACGTCGCCAGCGACCTGAGCTTTCCGTTGATGGATCTGCGGGCGTGCGGCCGACAGGATCTCGCGGCACGCCTGTTGAACGGCTGGCTGCAACGGACGGGCGATTTCGCCGCGTTGCCGGGGCTGCGCTACTACATGGTCTATCGCGCGCTGGTGCGTGCCCTCGTGGCGTTGTTGAAAACACGCGATCACCCGCACGATGACGGCCTCGCGCGCGCCACGCCGTATCTGAATCTGGTCGAGCGCATGATCGCGCCGCAACGGCCGTATTTGCTGCTATGCCACGGCTACTCCGGATCGGGCAAATCAGTGGCGAGCGAAGCGCTAGTGAGTCTGGTCGGCGCCGTGCGTCTGTCGAGCGATATCGAGCGCAAACGCGGCCGGCCCTTCGCGCCTATCGATTCCCGTCCACTGCCGGCCGGGGCCTACACGCACGATTCAATCGATCAGCATTACGATCTGCTGCTGCGATTGGCGCAACAGATACTGCTGGCCGGCTACCCTGCGCTGGTCGACGCGACTTTTCTCAAGAGCACGCATCGCGCCCGCTTCGCCGCGCTCGCACACTCAGACGGCGTGCCCGTCTTCCTGCTTGATTTCCATGCGCGGGCACGTCAACTCGAACAGCGCGTGCAGGCGCGCGCCGCCGCTTCTCATACGGAATCGGACGCCGACCCGCTCGTGCTGATCCGGCAACTGGCCAACGAGGAGCCGCTTTCCGCAGAGGAAATGCAGCGAACGGTGAGCTTCGATACGGAAGTGCCGCTCGCCGAGTTCGGCCGTTTGGACTACTGGGGAAAACTGTTGCGGCGGCTTTGCGAACCCGAAGCGACCGCGCCGCCGGAGGTCGCGCACGGCTAG
- a CDS encoding PAS domain-containing sensor histidine kinase, with amino-acid sequence MVLKWNDQKHRSATANDSDVPLEDRYQLLIDAVQDYAIFMLDQQGRVASWNNGAHKIKGYTPNEIIGRHFSVFYTPEDIASGKPGHELALAIAQGRVADQGWRVRRDGSRFWADVTITAVYDPAGTLLGFAKVTRDMTERVRLAELEHASELAAQIQRTREDEQRRIARELHDDLGQQLTALKMGVVALQRRVGENVSDPDGSAAASGLQRQIDSMMASLRRIAADLRPPLLDDLGLAAALEWLTDDFTQRFNVAARLRIDTDDAGFTPFASSALFRIVQEALTNVARHARASEVVVGISSDATTCAIHVEDNGRGTVLEDAGKRGSFGLLGMRERVRQLRGTLTIDSAPGSGFRITVRIPLSAIRPDETPPG; translated from the coding sequence GTGGTTCTCAAATGGAACGATCAAAAGCACAGATCCGCTACAGCGAACGATTCCGACGTACCACTGGAGGATCGCTATCAATTGCTGATCGACGCGGTGCAGGATTATGCGATTTTCATGCTCGATCAGCAGGGCCGCGTAGCGAGCTGGAACAACGGCGCGCACAAGATCAAGGGCTACACGCCCAATGAAATCATCGGCCGTCATTTTTCGGTCTTCTATACCCCCGAAGACATTGCCTCCGGCAAGCCGGGCCACGAGTTGGCGCTCGCGATCGCGCAAGGCCGGGTGGCGGATCAGGGCTGGCGCGTGCGGCGCGACGGTTCGCGATTCTGGGCAGACGTGACGATCACAGCGGTTTATGATCCGGCCGGCACGTTGCTCGGCTTTGCCAAGGTCACCCGTGACATGACCGAACGTGTGCGTCTTGCCGAACTCGAACATGCGAGCGAACTGGCCGCACAAATCCAGCGCACGCGTGAAGACGAGCAAAGACGGATTGCCCGCGAATTGCATGACGATCTGGGTCAGCAGCTTACGGCGCTCAAGATGGGCGTCGTCGCATTGCAACGGCGTGTTGGCGAGAACGTTAGCGATCCTGATGGATCCGCTGCCGCGAGCGGACTGCAACGCCAGATCGACAGCATGATGGCTTCTCTGCGCCGCATCGCCGCCGACCTGCGTCCGCCATTGCTGGATGATCTCGGCCTCGCCGCGGCACTCGAGTGGTTGACGGACGACTTCACGCAGCGCTTTAACGTGGCCGCCAGGCTGCGCATCGATACCGACGACGCGGGCTTCACGCCTTTTGCGTCCTCCGCACTCTTTCGTATCGTGCAGGAAGCGCTGACGAACGTGGCGCGGCATGCGCGGGCAAGCGAAGTGGTGGTCGGAATTTCGAGCGATGCGACAACCTGCGCGATCCATGTCGAGGACAATGGCCGCGGAACCGTGCTCGAAGACGCCGGCAAGCGCGGCTCGTTCGGCCTGCTCGGCATGCGCGAACGGGTACGTCAGTTGCGCGGCACTCTGACTATCGACAGCGCCCCAGGCAGCGGCTTCAGAATCACCGTCCGGATTCCGCTCAGTGCGATTCGCCCGGATGAGACGCCGCCGGGTTGA